The Procambarus clarkii isolate CNS0578487 chromosome 64, FALCON_Pclarkii_2.0, whole genome shotgun sequence genome includes a window with the following:
- the LOC138354651 gene encoding uncharacterized protein yields the protein MCGLRAKERVVHLRLFETTGVDYTGALILTGTPDKIPVKAYICLFTCATTRGVHLEVTSDMSAEAFLQGFRRFAARRSCPKLMISDNGSNFVAGEACLQEIWNHPEVHSVLKQRQCYWKFIPPRAPWHGGFYERMVGTVKKCPRKTSHRQKINLTELQTLVVEIEARVNNRPLTYLTEDFSQREPLSPSHLIHGGLLSPLISLGDEDPADPSCVKASDLVESYRRLSRVIEKWNEVLTREYLTALREYHYGAASPYNKVQLKPGDLVLVDSDGPRSD from the coding sequence atgtgcGGTTTGAGGGCTAAGGAGCGAGTCGTTCACCTTCGTCTCTTTGAAACCACAGGTGTCGACTATACAGGAGCACTAATTTTAACAGGCACACCGGACAAGATTCCAGTGAAAGCCTACATTTGCcttttcacgtgtgctaccacacgcggagtacatttagaagtcacttctgacatgagtgcagaagccttTCTGCAAGGCTTTCGCAGATTTGCTGCACGAAGATCTTGCCCAAAATTAATGATCTCAGATAATGGATCTAACttcgtggcaggagaagcttgcttACAAGAAATATGGAACCATCCAGAAGTACACTCTGTGCTCAAACAGAGACAATGCTATTggaaatttattcctccaagagCACCATGGCACGGCGGTTTTTACGAAAGAATGGTGGGAACTGTTAAGAAATGCCCAAGAAAAACCTCACACCGGCAGAAAATTAATCTCACCGAGTTACAGACCCTTGTCGTGGAAATTGAAGCACGAGTCAACAACAGACCTCTAACCTACTTAACAGAAGATTTCTCCCAAAGAGAACCCCTAAGCCCCTCTCATTTGATTCATGGTGGTCTTCTGAGCCCTCTAATATCTCTAGGAGACGAGGATCCAGCTGACCCTTCGTGTGTCAAAGCAAGTGACTTGGTGGAGAGTTATAGACGCCTTTCAAGAGTAATAGAGAAATGGAATGAGGTCTTGACACGTGAATATTTAACTGCTTTAAGGGAATATCATTATGGAGCTGCAAGCCCATACaataaagttcaacttaaaccaggtgatcttgtcctagtagacagtgatggacccaggtcagattGA
- the LOC138354650 gene encoding aggrecan core protein-like, which yields MFAAADDIEDSEQGSRVQYLRCLLPELTHYHVWREAFMCLTLALVDLVLIGKIMFHPDDDCLPAVGDDSSALPSVGDDSSALPIYRTAVHYHLSVKTAVHYHLSVKTAVHYHLSVNDSSALPSVCEDSSALPSVCDDSSALPSVCDDSSALPSVGDDSSALPSVGEDSSALPSVGEDSSALPSVGEDSSALPSVGEDSSALPSVCEDSSALPSVGEDSSALPTVCEDSSALPSVCEDSSALPSVCEDSSALPSVCEDSSALPSVCEDSSALPTVCEDSSALPSVCENSSALPSVCEDSSALPSVCEDSSALPSVGDDSSALPSVGEDSSALPSVGEDSSALPSVGEDSSALPSVCEDSSALPSVGEDSSALPYVCEDSSALPSICEDSSALPSVGEDSSALPSVGEDSSALPSVGEDSSALPSVGEDSSALPTVGDTSKNMDPVRDVEHSPTDRSPWSVTSLELRPSSDGQVSELLIDMRHEDLQVTIKSEVSFHTEPTKPLYVSDIESILNLVT from the exons ATGTTTGCTGCTGCTGATGACATTGAAGACAGTGAACag GGTAGCCGCGTGCAGTACCTCAGGTGCCTGCTGCCGGAGCTGACGCATTACCACGTGTGGCGCGAGGCCTTCATGTGTCTCACACTGGCGCTAGTCGACCTTGTCCTTATCGGGAAGATCATGTTCCACCCGGACGATGACTGTCTACCAGCTGTCGGTGATGACAGCAGTGCACTACCATCTGTCGGTGATGACAGCAGTGCACTACCTATCTATCG GACAGCAGTGCACTACCATCTGTCGGTGAAGACAGCAGTGCACTACCATCTGTCGGTGAAGACAGCAGTGCACTACCATCTGTCGGTGAATGACAGCAGTGCACTACCATCTGTCTGTGAAGACAGCAGTGCACTACCATCTGTCTGTGATGACAGCAGTGCACTACCATCTGTCTGTGATGACAGCAGTGCACTACCATCTGTCGGTGATGACAGCAGTGCACTACCATCTGTCGGTGAAGACAGCAGTGCACTACCATCTGTCGGTGAAGACAGCAGTGCACTACCATCTGTCGGTGAAGACAGCAGTGCACTACCATCTGTCGGAGAGGACAGCAGTGCACTACCATCTGTCTGTGAAGACAGCAGTGCACTACCATCTGTCGGTGAGGACAGCAGTGCACTACCAACTGTCTGTGAAGACAGCAGTGCACTACCATCTGTCTGTGAAGACAGCAGTGCACTACCATCTGTCTGTGAAGACAGCAGTGCACTACCATCTGTCTGTGAAGACAGCAGTGCACTACCATCTGTCTGTGAGGACAGCAGTGCACTACCAACTGTCTGTGAAGACAGCAGTGCACTACCATCTGTCTGTGAAAACAGCAGTGCACTACCATCTGTCTGTGAAGACAGCAGTGCACTACCATCTGTCTGTGAAGACAGCAGTGCACTACCATCTGTCGGTGATGACAGCAGTGCATTACCATCTGTCGGTGAGGACAGCAGTGCACTACCATCTGTCGGTGAAGACAGCAGTGCACTACCATCTGTCGGTGAGGACAGCAGTGCACTACCATCTGTCTGTGAAGACAGCAGTGCACTACCATCTGTCGGTGAAGACAGCAGTGCACTACCATATGTCTGTGAAGACAGCAGTGCACTACCATCTATCTGTGAAGACAGCAGTGCACTACCATCTGTCGGTGAAGACAGCAGTGCACTACCATCTGTCGGTGAAGACAGCAGTGCACTACCATCTGTCGGTGAGGACAGCAGTGCACTACCATCTGTCGGTGAAGACAGCAGTGCACTACCAACTGTCGGTGACACCTCCAAGAACATGGATCCAGTCCGAGACGTTGAGCACTCCCCCACGGATCGGTCTCCTTGGTCTGTCACCTCTCTAGAACTTCGTCCCTCGAGCGATGGTCAGGTTTCAGAGCTACTGATTGATATGCGTCACGAAGACCTCCAGGTAACCATTAAGAGTGAAGTTAGCTTCCACACTGAGCCAACTAAACCTTTGTATGTAAGTGATATTGAGTCGATCTTGAATCTCGTAACCTAA